attaaaaattaatttattgactaattatctactaattaaTCGGGGTTTACAggttagaaaattattattttttaatatatttataaataatatatattataattataaattagttattttatattaaattatttatataatgagaattttatttattatcataaatgttgaatgaaataatttattattatttttaatttggaattaaatgaaaataaaattagagatactattttatttaagttttagggtttaatgcGTACTATACTCAAATACAAATACTGATTTAAGAATTTTGGTCCCCAATACTTTAAAATTGTCTCTGTAGTTCTTTTTCCATCAAAAGAATTATAATTCAACTCtatcaaaaatacaaaaacttgattgaaaaagataaaaagtcaAACTCTTCTAATTATGCACATGAATTTAGATAAATTTATGCATTtcagtatttattttttaataatttaacataaataatttgggattaagaaaaccaaaaattttcaataaaatgatGATTGATCAAGGCAATATTCTAGTGCAATTTAAAGGAGCAAACAATAGAtaggataaatttttttattttagtatatgtTTAAATAGattcctaaaaaaattatttatcaaatattttcatctcaaaaaaaatttattatatagaaGTTCTTAAACTTTATAAAAGTAAGATATATAAGTCtctttgttatatttttaaagacCTATATATTCAAGTAAAAATATGTCTGATTAAGATAGAGACTTATAtgtcttatttttataaaattcatgcatctcaatgtaataaaaaattttcaagaacaaaaatatccaacacaaaattttttaaggacttatttaaatatatgttttatttttttaataataataataagttaattactctaataataataaggattAACTACAAAAGATGTACCAATAATTTTATTACTGacaaaaatataccaaaaatttattatcgacaaaaatactctaaaaaatttagaaatacgCTAAATATGTCccaagaaaatataatttttttataagtgaCAGGCGATTTTTATATTTGGCAAACAGAAACACTCGCTGCGGCCTTGTTGACATGCGGAGGGCTCACAAAAGTTTATGCTACCAGAGCAGCTTATAAAACACATAGAAGCACGAGGTTGTGTGTTTGAATGGAGAGACAAAGTATTTCAGGTATATATCCATGTCTGGTCTCTGTCTTGAGACTTGGAGAAAATACTAATTTAGTTAAGCAAGAGCATTGATCACTGAGGTTTTTATCATATATCATGGACAGGCCGAATTGGATCCCAAGTGTTGGAAATTACAGGTAGAAGATATAATCCCAAGTGTTACAACATTGATGATAGCGGGATGATTCAGCTGGCTCATTTCTCCCAAAATCTAAGACAGGTATTTTCCTTGTTTCTCACTTTTCTATGAATCATAGAGATGCTGGAAAATCACACATGAAGATTCTAACGTTATTGGCATTGCCGATCTTGCAGATTAATTTGTCGTATAGTTCGGTTACAGATGTCGGGCTGCTGTCACTTGCTAGTATCAGTTCCCTACAAAGTTTTGTCCCGCTTCACCAGCAGGGCCTGGCTCCAGGAGGACTTGTTGCGGCCTTGTTGACATGCGGAGGGCTCACAAAAGTAAAGCTCCATAGTTCGACAAGATTTATGCTACCAGAGCAACTTATAAAACACATAGAAGCACGAGGTTGAGTGTTTGAATGGAGGGACAAAGTATTTCAGGTATATATCCATGTCCGGTCTCTGTCTTGAGACTTGGAGAAAATACTAATTTAGTTAAGCAAGAGTATTGATTACTGAGGTTTTTATCATATATCATGGACAGGCCGAATTGGATCCCAAGTGTTGGAAATTACAGGTAGAAGATATAATGCCACATGATTTTCACTGATCATTTGAAGTTTGAGGGAGAAGACACTTGCATATGGCGTTTGATATGCGAGTTTGCGAAGAATTTCACGTGTTGCTCAACCATTTCCTCCTCGTTCCTGGGCCTCCACCTCCACCACAGAGTGAAATGGAGAAAAAAAAGTGTGAATTTAGCAATAATAATGGCAACATTAGCattaaaagatatgaataaGTAAAATTGCGTGGATCAGGATCAGGATGAGAATCAAAACTGAAAACTAATTAAATAGCATTTAGCTACTTTAGTCTTCCAGCTCTGTGATAAACTCTTTTGACTTGTTCTTCACACAAAGTTTACTCTTTCCAAGTCGCTTTCAGCCATTTGAAACAAATGACAGATCAGTTTTAATAACACATCATTNNNNNNNNNNNNNNNNNNNNNNNNNNNNNNNNNNNNNNNNNNNNNTAACTTACCCAAATACAAGACCAATTATTCATTTCCTTAAACAGATACACACCTACACTCGGCAATGGCTAATCTCATGTGTTGTTCACTTCATATCTTCTCTGAGTCCAAGTTATTTGAGACTAGAGGACTAAACACGTggttaaattttaagattttctcGTAAACGTAAACTTAGTCTCACATCCGCTGGATTAACAAAACAAAAGCattttttataactaaacaCAAAAAACACAGAGCACGACCTTACTTGAACAGGATCTGTTCTATAGGCTCGTACATCTGTATCCTTGAGTTCTAAGGAGACAGGAACCAAAGTCTGGTGGATGAACTATGACTGTGCGATCAGAGCAGAATTAATAGACCcaatcttttttcttggacatttaattagttattttgtcTAAATACTCTCATCAAAATATGGAACACCTAACCCAGATAAAAATATAAGGCACAAAAAGTGTCGTTCAATATTTCTTACCTGAAAATAAAGCAAAGTTTTTGGTTTGCAACAACTTTCTCGCTGGACAACAAAACACAGACCCAGGTAACaaaagaaattacaaaataaccagATGAAGAATAGTGGAATACCAAGAAGTTCTCACTTCTCAGTTCTCACCCTCGCTTGATAGAAAATGAAGGGgaggaaaatttttttttttgttttcgttGGCGGTGTGGTTAAATGGTCATTAACGAGGTGTTTCTGGCTTCAACGGGCATAGGTCATAGGCCTTTTGACTTTTTAGTCTTTTCAGGATCTTCTCTTGTCTAGGCCTGACATGACTTGACAGTCAAATGATAATAGAAAAGAGTGGAGCAGGTATATTTATTAccgactatatatatatatttataggtggttaatagttaaattagtttttaaaaaataaagtattttttaaatttattttcaaaaatttttttaatcaaattgatcattcaaaaattataaattaatcatatctGTTTTTTATTCACAATTTTCGTTAACGattaataatgaaatattaactGATAGTATATATGACACATAAGATATTTAATTAGACGTTGACTAAATATATTTACGAAAATCTATCAATTTAGATACTAGGTTATATTAGGAATAgaatttttgtaattgaaaaattgactaaattaataaaatttcgtAAACATATTTAGTCAATATCCAATTAAACATATCaggtattatatatgttatctatTAACGTTTTACAACATTAAtctttgaaaaaattattaatggaACGACGGaagaataaatatgattaattcgCAATTTTTGAATAatcaatttgattgaaaaatcttttaagaataaatttaaaaaatgtcttATCTTTTAGAGAgtaatttgactattaacccGACCTATACCCGTCNNNNNNNNNNNNNNNNNNNNNNNNCACCCGAACCGCAATTTCTCCTATCTAAAATATAATCTATAACCTATAAatgcaaaatattaaaaaagatcATGTAAGTTACAAATATAATTAAGACATcacattataaattttaaacaatttaaaaacaatcattcatcaaattaaattcattaaatcTCATACTCTATTTTAaggctaaatttttaaaatagtgtCTCAGAATTacaatttttatcattttaatttcttaaatttaacGTTTACTATATTATTCTTTGATATTTATCTTCGGACATCATACTAGTCCCGTCAATACTAAATCAACAAACGAAAATTTGAATTGTTTTTGACTTGTTATGCTAAAcacaaaactaaataatatcattttattttggcacttaaacaaaacaaaaacgaaaaacaaaaaaaatatatgatattcAAACcattttatttcctctctttctcCAAAACGACtttgtttttgtctttttaaaaGCCAAAATGAAACAATGTCGCTTAGCTCTTTGTCTAGCCTAACATGTCAAAATTAGCTGCGTATTCTGATCATTGACTTATAGAAAgtgttcaaaaattaatatggTGCTTGAAGCTAGATTTCAAAAACTAGtatagtaaattttaaatttaaatgactaaaatgacaaaaatcataaatttcaaaaaccaGAAATTTAGTTCTATTTGAAACATTTATATTGTATATGTTCTAAGTAGGTATTGAATGAGATGATTACTACTTGTATACCCTCTCATATCCAAACCAATATCATCAAATATGTATCCGTATTTACCTAAAAATTCGATCAACAATTAAAAAACTATACTATTCAAGCTAGAAACTCAGCTCAAATTGTCATATGTAAGTTTGTTTGTTAATTCATTTGTctcaatattaaaatcaaagtcTATCATATATAACAAATAAAGTTGAAACGACCATATTAACATCATGTCAAGAAGCAATAAACTAGgataaattactatttttatccacaaaaattttaaatattgacaAATTTATTCACGAAATgaagaaattgaaattatatCCATAAAAGACGGATTCAGTACAATAAAACTATCCAAAAGTCACAAATTATCCTTCACAATCTAACCTAATCCTTAACCCCTTTTACGACTTTACCACCACTaaattcttcctctccaactcTCATTCACATCTACTACAACCGCCAGTACTACCGTCACCCCAACCAGAACCCTCGTCGCCTCTTTCTCCTTACAACCACCATTCTCCTAACAAATAACTAGAACCATTCTCCTAACAAATAACTAGATTAAGAAGTCAAAAGTTGGATAGAATTATATCAACACTATAAAACCATAACCAAATACCAGTCACTGTTACCATCCCAAAATCCACGATCTTTGCCACTGCCATAACTACCATCTCCATCACCACCGTTTCTGTTGTATCCACTTTCACAATAGTCACCACCGCGGCGAAATCCACCACCACCATATTCACTATTCTTTGATATTGCCTCTAGCGGCGAGCTTCATCAACGATGGCAACAGACGCAACGGTGACAGAACCGTTCCCCTCCATTGCATCCCTCCTCTTTTTCTCTGACTAACCCGTGctcttctttctttattttctgcgcCTCCAACTATGACGACAACGACAAAGTCCTTCTCCAGCGGTAGCTCTGACAACCGCGACTTCGAGGAAAGCTTCGGCGGTGACAATACATCCCTTCCTTCCTCTCCCCACGTTTTatcattttctctctctatttcTGTCTTCTTTCTCTCACTCTTTCTTCCGATAATGACGATCGCTCCTAGTTCCGTCAGCATCCTTTTCTCTTCCCTTGGAGTCCTTGACAATTTTAGAAAAGTGTGTTACTTATGATATTTGCAGTAAAGATAAAGAGCGAGAAAAATTAGAGTTAGaagagaaataatttaaaatttttgaataattttttagaattttaataattttctcGTAAGAACCATCTTTTATAGATACATCTTCAATTTCGTTATTTTTTGAGTAAATTTATCCGCGTTTAAAACTTTcgttgataaaaataataatttattccaATAAACTATATCAGGACAATGTCaaaagaaaaacatttttttgtccaaaataatatcaaaaagataaaatatatttttttctctaaaatttaacaaaaattttaaaaatattcttaaattttattttattttaattttatcccaaaaaatttttatttacattaaatatatctttaatgattaatttttcaaaaatagaactaattcaacaataattacACAAAACAACCTTTAACacaaataaatcaaacataattatcattcattattattagattgatctcaatttttttttaattttactgttaaaaatatatcagttgcaaattaaaaaaatttgaaacaaaattaaaacaaaataaaaattaaagatatttttaaaacttttgtcaaaccttaaaaacaaaaaatatattttaccctatccaaaaaaaaaaaaaagctagaaTTCATCAGTCAAATGGCCTTCAACATCTGAAACTCTTAAATTAGAAGTCGACGCAAGTCCTACAATCTTGCCAAGCACAAGATTCCCAAAGTTCTAGTCTACAATAATCTCACTGAGCTAACCAAAATGTCCAtgacattttcttttattctattCTAATACAACCAAGTTCCTATGTGTTATTTCCAAAATATTGTCACTTTGAAAATCTAATACATTTATAATTCAATGTATCTTTATACGATTATTCAAAGATAAATTGAATTATTACTGTACTAAATTTTAAGAATGACAAATATTTTATAGCAGAAACAACGCGACTTTATAACATATCTGAAATCCGTTACCAAACCTGAATTGAGTCACTAatccttcttctcttcattGTTTGAGCTTGGTCCCTCATTGGCATATGAAGTACCAATCAGTGACCTACCAAAATTTGGAATTCCAACAATGAAGGGAAGAGTAGTAAGTTCTTGACTTGCTTGATTTTCATTGTTGGCCCTTGGTGAAGATAGTGATAGGCTTGTGTCATGAAGAGAAggtgacgatgatgatgatggggtTGCAAAGTTGTTGGTGAGTGATGCTATGCGAGATGCAAAGGATGATCTTTCTTGAGGAACATCATGGTTGTGTTTGCCTTCATAGGTTGTCATCACAGACTTTATGTCATCTGCAGCTCTCTCCACATGTTTCTTCACGTTACAACCTGGACTCACACACTTGTAGTAGTTCCTACACATATTTTGAACTATTTAGAACACAAGATACTAGCTAAGACATCCATGTTGTGTTTGACTTTTATTTCTAAGATGAAAAATACAACAATGGAGACCATAACAGGAATTTGGGACAAAAAATTGTATCTTTGTCTCTGTCTTCCAACCAAAGAGTTAATATTCAGATTGAGCCTGAACTTATATTGATGGTCTCAAagtttcaatttatttaatttgattcccTAACTTAACATATGTGGCTCCCATTAGTCACACTAGTCCTTGGTGTTATTTTTGCCACAGAACACTTATATGCTCAAATAGACTAATGACTGCCATGCTGGACTTCTTAACTATTATTTGATGCggcaattaaaattttttacctcAATTTGCTTtctaaaaagtttttaaaacccTCAAGTgaaattagaattaggattttaaaGAATTGGAGAAAATTGAGGTAAACAAGTTTCAATTACTACGTTAAATAGCGGTTAGAAAATCTAGCATGCCAACTATCAGTCCGTCTCAGTACGTCATTAACGATTCTGTGAAAAAAACAAGGTCAGAGACCAGTGTGTATCACAAATGCTAAATTGAAAGATTAAATTAAGTAAATCAAAATTTCGATAACCAAATTGAAGTACGAGTATAACTTTAGAGACTAATCCGCTAATTAACTTGTCTTCCAAATCAAATAAGTATATGTGTAGCTGTTGTTTACttgtttctatatttttgtctcatggAAAAAATCTAATGGTAACTTGAGACAATAAAGAaaagatgtaattaaaaaatctttCTCAAAACTGATATTTTTGCGTGTTTCCAAgctgtctaatttttttttttcaaaaagattttttgacttaattctttgtatttttatacAAGAATAATCTTCAATGTGTGAAAAGTAAAACATATAACaagatattaattttaatacaataacaatatatgaaaaaattagAGTGGGTTggtttgcatttttattttttattttcaaaatgttaGAAGAAATATAACCATATGTATTTTCTCCTATTAGCTTAAACTTTTAGAAAAAGTGATATTATGACATCGTATTAGAATATGAAGTTCGATTCTTATTGAATTACAAAAAGAATTTCACCAAAAgacgaataaaaaagaaaaaaaaaacctatacaaaagaaataaaaaaataaatcaccCAAACGTATACAAAAGAATAGGAAGAGAAAACAGAATACAATAATGCAAACCAAAAACACCTTTACATTGCCAAGAACTATATGTTTTTAGGTTGTAAGATTTTCAAATTAGTGAATGTTTGAGCCAAGTGGTTTACCTTGGGTTTGGGTTTCCCTTAACAACTTTCTGGCCATATTTCCTCCACCTATAGCCATCGTCAAGAATGTCAATTTCAGTTGTAGTTTGAACTACAACTCTGGGTTCCTTTATAGCTCTGCCCCCACTCGGATTAAACAAATAGCTATAGATTCCATTCCCTCCTTTCCTACAATAACAATCATAATTAGTTATAGTCAACTCAAGCTcacattttaatttagtttcatattattttttatttggataaCTAACACTAATCTACTTAGAAGTTATATGATCCTACACACAACATTCTGTATCTCTTGTAAAATCCGAaaccattttctttttcttttttagaagACTTGAAAACAAGACATTGGTAGAGAGATATAGGTGGCAAACTATTTtaataaacctttttttttaatcacaattcaatttcattttaacAATGCAAATGGGGCACTAGAGTGAATATATACTATTGAGCTTACAATCTTTTGGTGTGTGCTCCAAGTTGATTTTCAACACCTCCTCCAACAGATTGTTGATTCAAATTCCCCGAGTCGGTGTATGATGATGCATAAAGTTCATTAACTAATGGAACATTTGCACTTCCAACAGGTTTAGAAGGCTTGGGATGGTTGTGATTTCCCTTGTACATAATGGCAATGATTTTTCCATCCAAGTTTCTCCCAACTTTCTTCTTCATCGTGCAATTTGGTTCTCCGCACCTGTAATAACTCCGGGGATTTTCGCCTCCTTTCGTCCGTTTCTCTCCATATTTCCTCCAATTGTATCCATCGTTTAGATCTCCGTCCTCATCTTCGTTAATAGATTTATGACAATTTAGTTGAGGAGCTAAAGTGCTATGTATTTCGGGAACGGCTAAGGCCATTT
This sequence is a window from Arachis duranensis cultivar V14167 chromosome 2, aradu.V14167.gnm2.J7QH, whole genome shotgun sequence. Protein-coding genes within it:
- the LOC107475420 gene encoding probable WRKY transcription factor 26, whose product is MSFTTFSGLLSRRYNNTSMVDDNCWETCIPRTGDDNHGEFFSSIIYPSYSDFPPGFNPNEFLDAFLSESNSLNWRNSSSENQQSKEVEEKYYSDPSTDVSLLQSSSNIFEEGDPQRKQDTFTILESGMLVDFSSPMTNTTNFQDPYLRNFSEMALAVPEIHSTLAPQLNCHKSINEDEDGDLNDGYNWRKYGEKRTKGGENPRSYYRCGEPNCTMKKKVGRNLDGKIIAIMYKGNHNHPKPSKPVGSANVPLVNELYASSYTDSGNLNQQSVGGGVENQLGAHTKRLKGGNGIYSYLFNPSGGRAIKEPRVVVQTTTEIDILDDGYRWRKYGQKVVKGNPNPRNYYKCVSPGCNVKKHVERAADDIKSVMTTYEGKHNHDVPQERSSFASRIASLTNNFATPSSSSSPSLHDTSLSLSSPRANNENQASQELTTLPFIVGIPNFGRSLIGTSYANEGPSSNNEEKKD